From Chryseobacterium gallinarum, one genomic window encodes:
- a CDS encoding PepSY-like domain-containing protein — protein MKNVKKITGVFILFFMVIGGLISAQDRAIHPNQLPKTAKNFLSAHFKGIPVTSAIEDREIYGVDEYKVYLSNGMKIEFDSNGNWKEADGKHQKLPYGFIPVSIKNYSTRNFPNTYITKIEKKRWSYKADLSNGLELEFDRNGNFKRIDD, from the coding sequence ATGAAAAATGTAAAGAAAATCACAGGGGTATTTATTTTATTTTTTATGGTAATAGGAGGATTGATTTCTGCACAGGACAGGGCAATACATCCTAATCAGTTGCCCAAAACTGCCAAGAACTTTCTGTCTGCTCATTTTAAAGGAATACCTGTCACATCCGCTATTGAAGACAGAGAAATTTATGGTGTGGATGAATATAAGGTGTATCTGAGTAACGGAATGAAAATAGAATTTGATAGTAACGGAAACTGGAAAGAAGCAGATGGGAAGCATCAGAAGCTGCCTTATGGCTTTATTCCCGTATCTATTAAAAATTATAGCACCCGTAATTTCCCCAATACCTATATTACCAAAATTGAAAAGAAAAGATGGTCTTATAAAGCGGATCTTTCTAACGGATTGGAACTCGAATTTGACAGAAACGGGAACTTTAAAAGAATTGATGACTAA
- the metK gene encoding methionine adenosyltransferase codes for MSYLFTSESVSEGHPDKIADQISDALIDHFLAYDKSSKVACETLVTTGQVVLAGEVKSDAYLDVQTIAREVINGIGYTKGEYMFNGDSCGVISAIHEQSPDINQGVDRAVNDESFEAKANAQGAGDQGMMFGYATNETANYMPLALDLAHTILKELSAIRRENKEITYLRPDAKSQVTIEYSDDHKPIRIDSIVVSTQHDDFGTEEEMLNKIREDIKNILVPRVVAQQTEEIKALFNDQIKYHINPTGKFVIGGPHGDTGLTGRKIIVDTYGGKGAHGGGAFSGKDPSKVDRSAAYATRHIAKNLVAAGIADEVLVQVSYAIGVAEPCGLYINTYGTAKVDLHDGDIAKKVSTIFDLRPYAIEQNLKLRNPIYQETASYGHMGKEHYIADKTFNKGQKNELTLKNLEFFTWEKLDKVEEIKAAFGI; via the coding sequence ATGTCTTATTTATTTACGTCTGAATCAGTTTCAGAAGGACATCCGGATAAAATTGCCGATCAAATCTCAGATGCATTAATCGACCATTTTTTGGCCTATGATAAAAGCTCAAAAGTAGCATGTGAAACGCTTGTAACAACGGGACAGGTTGTATTGGCCGGAGAGGTGAAGTCTGATGCCTATCTTGACGTACAGACGATTGCCAGGGAAGTAATCAACGGGATCGGATATACTAAAGGAGAATATATGTTCAATGGAGATTCTTGTGGGGTAATTTCTGCTATTCATGAGCAGTCTCCTGATATCAACCAGGGTGTTGACAGGGCGGTAAATGATGAGTCCTTTGAAGCAAAAGCAAATGCGCAGGGTGCAGGTGATCAGGGAATGATGTTCGGATATGCAACTAACGAGACGGCGAATTATATGCCTCTTGCTTTAGATCTTGCCCATACGATCCTTAAGGAACTTTCTGCTATCAGGAGAGAAAATAAGGAAATTACCTATTTGCGTCCTGATGCGAAAAGCCAGGTAACCATTGAGTATTCTGATGATCATAAGCCTATCAGAATCGATTCTATTGTAGTTTCTACGCAGCATGATGATTTCGGGACAGAAGAAGAAATGCTGAATAAAATCCGTGAGGATATCAAAAATATCCTTGTTCCCAGAGTAGTTGCACAACAAACAGAAGAAATTAAGGCATTATTTAACGATCAGATTAAATATCATATCAATCCGACGGGTAAATTCGTCATCGGAGGTCCTCACGGAGATACCGGCCTTACAGGCAGAAAGATTATCGTGGATACGTATGGAGGTAAAGGGGCTCACGGTGGTGGTGCATTCTCAGGAAAAGATCCTTCCAAAGTAGACAGAAGTGCGGCTTATGCGACAAGACATATTGCTAAAAATTTAGTTGCTGCAGGAATTGCAGATGAAGTGTTGGTACAGGTTTCTTATGCCATCGGGGTTGCTGAACCATGTGGTTTATACATCAATACTTATGGAACAGCAAAAGTGGATCTTCATGATGGAGATATCGCTAAAAAGGTTTCTACAATATTCGATCTGAGACCTTATGCTATCGAACAGAACCTGAAGCTGAGAAATCCTATTTACCAGGAAACGGCTTCTTACGGCCACATGGGTAAAGAGCATTATATTGCTGATAAGACCTTCAATAAAGGTCAGAAAAATGAACTTACCCTGAAGAATCTTGAATTCTTTACCTGGGAAAAACTAGACAAAGTAGAAGAAATTAAAGCTGCTTTTGGTATTTAA
- a CDS encoding YjjG family noncanonical pyrimidine nucleotidase — protein sequence MKMQHIFFDLDNTLWDHRKNAYLTIKDLFEKQEITSKYSIDFEEFHAVYHEINEDLWEKIRDGIIGKEYLREHRFYDAFRHFGVEDKELAHYFEENFLDNIVGYNELVEGAEDVLEYLKAKNYTLHIISNGFQEVTERKCTLSGIAPYFETITSADSIGVRKPNPRIFEYSLSLSEAKKEESILIGDDWIADAMGARDFGMEAIFFDVYKEGRKEEGLKAITHLQQIKEYL from the coding sequence ATGAAGATGCAGCACATATTTTTTGATCTGGACAATACGCTCTGGGATCATCGCAAAAATGCCTATCTGACCATCAAGGATTTATTTGAAAAACAGGAAATTACTTCGAAGTATAGTATTGACTTTGAAGAATTTCATGCTGTTTACCATGAGATTAATGAAGATTTGTGGGAAAAAATCAGAGATGGAATTATAGGTAAAGAGTATTTGAGAGAACACCGTTTTTATGATGCATTCAGACATTTCGGTGTAGAAGATAAAGAGCTGGCTCATTATTTTGAAGAAAATTTCCTTGATAATATTGTCGGCTATAACGAACTGGTAGAAGGTGCAGAAGATGTCCTTGAATATTTAAAGGCAAAGAATTATACGTTACATATTATTTCCAATGGTTTCCAGGAAGTAACAGAAAGAAAGTGTACCTTATCCGGAATTGCCCCTTATTTTGAAACCATTACCAGTGCAGATTCTATTGGAGTAAGAAAACCTAACCCAAGAATTTTTGAATATTCTTTGAGTCTTTCTGAAGCAAAAAAGGAAGAAAGCATCCTGATTGGGGATGACTGGATTGCTGATGCCATGGGAGCAAGAGACTTCGGAATGGAAGCTATTTTTTTCGATGTTTATAAAGAAGGGAGAAAAGAAGAAGGCTTAAAAGCCATCACCCATCTTCAGCAGATTAAAGAATACTTATAA
- a CDS encoding DUF2683 family protein — translation MESIIVHPKNSMELNALKSVLKEMNIKFEKAHAKSSFNGQKVIKKASDNKNGKASTKPSKPKGQ, via the coding sequence ATGGAATCTATCATAGTACATCCGAAAAATTCTATGGAGCTCAACGCATTGAAAAGCGTTTTGAAAGAAATGAACATCAAGTTTGAAAAGGCTCATGCTAAAAGTTCCTTTAACGGACAAAAAGTAATCAAGAAAGCCAGCGACAATAAAAATGGTAAAGCGTCTACAAAACCCTCTAAACCTAAAGGACAGTAA
- a CDS encoding SanA/YdcF family protein: MKRIFLNILKIFLLLFVAGIIFIAWANYSIKKESETSVSYNIADVPETKTALLLGTGKTLNNGMPNAYFYNRIKAAADLYKSGKVKYIIVSGDNSTKDYNEPEDMQLALIQQDVPQDKIILDHAGFRTLDSVVRAKDIFGQTKLVIISQKFHNERAVFLAQQNGIDAFGYNAEDVNKYAGLKTNLREYLAKAKVYWDLIFGVQPKFGGNKIIIP, encoded by the coding sequence ATGAAAAGAATATTCCTAAATATTTTAAAAATTTTCCTGCTTCTTTTTGTAGCAGGAATTATTTTTATTGCCTGGGCTAATTATAGCATTAAAAAAGAAAGCGAGACCTCTGTATCCTATAACATCGCCGATGTTCCTGAAACTAAAACGGCCCTGTTATTGGGAACCGGAAAAACGTTAAATAACGGGATGCCCAACGCCTATTTTTATAATAGAATTAAAGCGGCTGCAGATTTGTACAAGAGTGGAAAAGTAAAATACATCATTGTAAGTGGTGATAACAGCACTAAGGATTATAATGAACCTGAAGACATGCAGCTTGCATTGATCCAACAAGATGTTCCTCAAGATAAGATTATTTTGGATCATGCCGGATTCAGGACGCTGGATTCTGTAGTAAGAGCTAAAGATATCTTTGGGCAAACCAAATTGGTGATTATCTCTCAGAAATTCCATAACGAAAGAGCCGTTTTTTTAGCCCAACAAAATGGAATAGATGCATTCGGGTATAATGCAGAAGATGTGAATAAATATGCAGGGTTAAAAACCAATTTAAGGGAATACCTTGCCAAAGCCAAGGTGTATTGGGATCTTATCTTTGGTGTACAACCTAAGTTTGGTGGTAATAAGATTATAATTCCTTAA
- a CDS encoding lipoprotein signal peptidase, whose product MKKILAITFLVLLIDQASKIYIKTHFNLDDSVSVFPGFKLTFVENPGMAYGLHFGGVIGKYFLVILRLFLIGGMVYMFRKWLQQGASNYLLIPMSIIFAGAIGNIIDGMFYGMIFDSGTVYDPSIDRWIGYGGISKFVPFGQGYSTFMKGCVVDMLHFPLVDWYVPDNWPIIGGKHLEFFKYIFNVADSAITVGAALLLIFRKKAFPNGLEF is encoded by the coding sequence ATGAAAAAGATTTTAGCGATAACATTTTTAGTATTATTGATTGACCAGGCTTCAAAAATTTATATTAAAACGCATTTCAACCTGGATGACAGTGTTTCTGTTTTTCCGGGATTTAAGCTCACCTTTGTGGAAAATCCGGGAATGGCTTACGGCCTTCATTTCGGAGGGGTTATCGGAAAATACTTTCTGGTCATCTTAAGACTTTTTCTGATCGGAGGAATGGTTTACATGTTCAGAAAATGGTTGCAGCAAGGCGCTTCCAACTACCTTTTAATTCCAATGTCCATTATTTTTGCAGGAGCAATAGGAAACATTATTGACGGAATGTTCTACGGGATGATCTTCGACAGCGGAACGGTATATGATCCAAGCATAGACCGATGGATCGGCTATGGCGGTATTTCCAAATTTGTTCCGTTCGGACAAGGGTATTCCACCTTCATGAAAGGCTGTGTAGTAGATATGCTTCACTTCCCGCTGGTAGACTGGTATGTTCCTGATAACTGGCCTATCATCGGAGGTAAACATCTTGAATTCTTTAAATATATTTTCAATGTAGCAGACTCTGCTATTACCGTAGGTGCTGCTTTATTACTTATTTTCAGAAAAAAAGCATTCCCGAACGGTCTTGAATTTTAA
- a CDS encoding DUF6576 domain-containing protein, protein MNEVLILVIIVAAALAFFNREWIRSRFFPKKHTYYTIDDQFNSDKREREKEIDKLLGKMGKNGVNDLSAKDRKRLEELSKM, encoded by the coding sequence ATGAACGAAGTATTAATTTTGGTGATCATTGTGGCGGCAGCGTTGGCTTTTTTCAACAGGGAATGGATCAGAAGCAGATTTTTCCCGAAAAAACACACTTACTACACCATTGATGATCAGTTTAACTCTGATAAACGCGAACGGGAGAAGGAAATCGACAAGCTATTGGGTAAGATGGGCAAAAACGGAGTCAATGACCTGTCTGCAAAAGACAGAAAAAGACTTGAAGAATTGTCTAAAATGTAA
- the trpS gene encoding tryptophan--tRNA ligase, giving the protein MSRILTGIQATGTPHLGNLLGAIIPAIELSKQEGNESFLFIANLHTLTQIKDAQTLRQNTYEIAAAWLACGLDTEKTYFYRQSDIPETCELSWHLSCFFPYQRLTLAHSFKDKADRLQDVNAGLFTYPILMAADILLYDAEIVPVGKDQLQHLEFARDVASRFNNQMGEILVLPQSELQEDTKYVPGTDGQKMSKSRGNIINIFLPEKELKKQVMSIETDSRSLEEPKDPETDKVFAIYQLIATPEQTEELRAKYLAGNFGYGHAKKELLDLILVRFAKERETFDYYMNNLDELEAKLQQGAEKTRPIAHETLKRVRTSLGF; this is encoded by the coding sequence ATGTCAAGAATTCTTACCGGCATTCAAGCCACCGGAACTCCCCATCTTGGAAATTTACTTGGGGCGATTATTCCTGCTATTGAATTATCCAAGCAGGAAGGAAATGAATCATTTTTATTTATTGCAAATCTTCACACTCTTACCCAGATTAAGGATGCGCAGACTTTAAGACAAAATACCTACGAAATTGCTGCGGCTTGGCTTGCTTGTGGGTTAGATACCGAAAAAACATATTTTTACAGACAAAGTGATATTCCTGAAACCTGTGAACTATCTTGGCATTTATCATGTTTTTTTCCTTATCAAAGATTAACATTGGCTCACTCATTTAAGGATAAGGCAGACCGTCTTCAGGATGTGAACGCCGGTTTGTTTACCTATCCTATTTTGATGGCTGCCGACATTTTATTGTATGACGCAGAGATTGTCCCTGTAGGAAAAGATCAGCTTCAGCACCTGGAATTTGCCAGGGATGTTGCCTCAAGATTCAACAATCAGATGGGAGAGATTCTTGTGCTGCCACAATCTGAGCTTCAGGAAGACACGAAGTATGTTCCGGGAACAGATGGCCAGAAAATGTCAAAATCAAGAGGGAATATCATCAATATTTTCTTACCGGAGAAAGAGCTTAAAAAACAGGTTATGAGTATTGAAACCGATTCCAGGTCTCTGGAAGAACCAAAAGATCCGGAAACAGACAAGGTGTTTGCTATTTATCAGCTGATTGCTACACCGGAGCAAACTGAGGAATTAAGGGCTAAATATCTTGCGGGGAACTTTGGATACGGTCATGCTAAAAAAGAATTGCTGGACCTTATCCTGGTACGTTTTGCTAAAGAAAGGGAAACGTTCGACTATTATATGAACAACCTTGACGAACTGGAAGCAAAACTACAGCAAGGCGCTGAAAAAACAAGACCTATTGCTCATGAAACTTTAAAAAGAGTAAGAACAAGCTTAGGGTTTTAA
- a CDS encoding response regulator transcription factor, with protein sequence MKILLIEDEPELRDTVRKFLEAEHFIVEQADNYNSGLEKIISYEYDCILLDIMLPDGSGIDLLKEIKKMHKKDPVIILSAKDSVDDKVTGLEIGADDYLAKPFHLAELMARIKSVIRRNHQDGEHTIQYKNIVIDPEIRKVKVGDEELVLNRKEYDLLYYFVIHPEKTLQKTTLAEAIWGDYIDQADSLDFIYSQIKNLRKKLKALHAEADFQAVYGIGYKFV encoded by the coding sequence ATGAAGATCCTACTAATAGAAGATGAACCTGAATTAAGAGATACTGTACGGAAATTTCTGGAAGCAGAGCATTTTATCGTGGAACAGGCAGACAATTACAATTCAGGTTTGGAAAAGATTATTTCTTATGAATATGATTGTATTCTTCTGGATATAATGCTGCCCGATGGAAGTGGAATAGATCTGCTGAAAGAAATTAAAAAAATGCACAAGAAAGACCCGGTGATTATTCTTTCTGCCAAGGATTCGGTAGATGATAAAGTAACCGGTTTGGAGATTGGTGCAGATGATTATCTCGCAAAGCCTTTTCACCTTGCAGAACTCATGGCAAGGATTAAGTCTGTTATCAGAAGAAATCACCAGGATGGAGAGCATACGATTCAATATAAGAACATAGTGATAGATCCGGAAATCCGGAAAGTAAAGGTAGGAGATGAAGAATTGGTGCTTAACCGTAAAGAATATGATCTCCTGTATTATTTTGTTATTCACCCTGAAAAAACATTACAGAAAACAACATTAGCAGAAGCGATCTGGGGGGACTACATCGATCAGGCGGATAGCCTGGATTTTATTTATTCCCAGATTAAGAACCTGCGGAAAAAATTAAAAGCACTTCATGCAGAAGCGGACTTTCAGGCTGTATACGGAATAGGTTATAAATTTGTCTGA
- a CDS encoding LysR substrate-binding domain-containing protein, protein MNIQQLEYLIAVDKYKHFGKAAQACFITQPTLSAMIQKFEDELDVKVFDRTTHPIRTTDVGLQIIDQAKVIIESVNELKNKANLLNNILGGTINLGIIPTVSSFILPTEIFKFLEDNPKIQMNVKEMTTDNIIKALKAGELDAGIISTPYDTADEFYQDFLFNEELMIYSSNTEANKKNSYIIPEELNVEKVWLLEEGNCLRNQFENICHLKENTLKPKNLDFLASNIQTLVHMVDKVGGISILPELALSQLSEEQKKNVFRFKKPFPYREISIIYYKPTFKQKIIDELSHSIKTSLELKLNYHESPKEFVSIKPQ, encoded by the coding sequence ATGAACATTCAGCAACTGGAGTATCTTATCGCCGTTGATAAGTATAAACATTTTGGAAAAGCAGCCCAGGCCTGCTTCATTACCCAGCCTACCTTAAGTGCCATGATACAGAAATTTGAGGATGAATTGGATGTGAAGGTTTTTGACCGGACTACACACCCGATCCGTACCACGGATGTAGGACTTCAGATTATTGATCAGGCGAAAGTAATCATAGAATCTGTCAATGAGCTGAAAAATAAAGCAAACCTTTTGAATAATATTTTAGGAGGTACAATCAATCTGGGAATCATTCCTACTGTTTCTTCTTTTATCCTGCCTACGGAAATCTTTAAATTCCTTGAAGACAACCCGAAGATCCAGATGAATGTAAAAGAAATGACAACGGATAATATTATTAAGGCGTTAAAAGCCGGAGAACTGGACGCGGGAATTATCTCAACACCTTATGATACTGCTGACGAGTTTTATCAGGACTTCCTGTTCAATGAAGAACTGATGATCTACAGCTCCAATACGGAAGCCAACAAAAAGAACTCTTACATTATCCCGGAAGAACTGAACGTAGAAAAAGTATGGTTACTGGAAGAGGGTAACTGCCTTAGAAACCAGTTTGAAAACATCTGCCATCTGAAAGAAAATACACTGAAACCTAAAAACCTGGACTTTTTAGCTTCCAATATCCAGACCCTGGTGCATATGGTAGATAAAGTAGGAGGAATCAGTATACTGCCGGAACTGGCTTTAAGCCAGCTTTCAGAAGAACAGAAGAAAAATGTGTTCAGGTTCAAAAAACCTTTCCCGTACAGAGAGATCAGTATTATTTATTATAAGCCTACTTTTAAACAAAAAATTATTGATGAATTATCACATTCCATCAAAACTTCATTGGAACTTAAGCTGAATTATCACGAAAGTCCGAAAGAATTTGTAAGCATAAAGCCACAGTAA
- a CDS encoding catalase, translated as MDSKKLTLSNGTPYFEHQDSQTVGPRGPVLLQDFVLQENLAHFVRERIPERIVHAKGSGAYGTFTVTHDISQYTKAKLFSKVGNSCRMFARFSTVGGEKGSADTARDPRGFALKFYTEDGNWDLVGNNTPVFFIKDAKKFPDFIHTQKRVPKTNLKSATMMWDFWSLNPESLHQVLILMSDRGTPYGYRHMHGFGSHTFSMINEKNERVWVKFHFKTKQGIKNFSDEEAVKMAGENPDFAQEDLCNAIENGDFPKWTMYIQVMTEEQAKDFRWNPFDVTKVWFHDDFPLIEVGEMELNEVPVNYFAHVEQSTFSPSSLINGISFSPDKMLQGRLFSYPDAHRYRVGVNSHQLEVNRCPFAVNNYQRDGYMADSSQYQDKPNYFPNSFDDIQPDPSYKSYEYELDSAHVAHYNRNENDSDHYTQPGLLYSKAMNEEDRDHLVKNIVGSMKGITGPKKDEIINRQLCHFFRANIELGMKVASQLNVNIDANMMNHSK; from the coding sequence ATGGATTCTAAAAAATTAACGTTAAGTAACGGCACGCCTTATTTTGAACATCAGGATTCACAGACAGTAGGACCAAGAGGGCCGGTATTGCTGCAAGACTTTGTTCTTCAGGAAAACCTTGCCCATTTCGTTAGGGAAAGAATTCCTGAAAGAATTGTTCATGCCAAAGGAAGCGGCGCTTACGGCACCTTTACTGTAACACATGACATCAGCCAATATACAAAAGCAAAACTGTTTTCAAAAGTAGGAAATTCATGCAGGATGTTTGCCCGCTTCTCTACCGTTGGAGGCGAAAAGGGAAGTGCAGATACGGCAAGAGATCCTAGAGGGTTTGCTTTGAAATTTTATACAGAAGACGGAAACTGGGATCTTGTGGGAAATAATACACCCGTGTTTTTTATTAAAGACGCCAAAAAATTTCCGGATTTTATTCATACACAAAAAAGAGTACCTAAAACCAATTTAAAAAGCGCCACAATGATGTGGGACTTCTGGAGCTTAAATCCCGAATCACTACATCAGGTCCTTATTTTAATGTCAGACCGGGGAACTCCTTATGGATATAGACATATGCATGGGTTTGGGTCCCATACTTTCTCTATGATTAATGAGAAAAATGAAAGGGTATGGGTAAAATTCCATTTTAAAACGAAGCAGGGAATAAAAAACTTCTCCGATGAAGAAGCCGTAAAAATGGCAGGAGAAAATCCGGATTTCGCACAGGAGGACCTTTGCAATGCCATTGAAAATGGTGATTTCCCAAAATGGACCATGTATATCCAGGTAATGACTGAAGAGCAGGCCAAAGATTTCAGATGGAATCCTTTTGACGTGACTAAAGTATGGTTTCATGATGATTTCCCTTTGATCGAAGTAGGAGAAATGGAACTTAATGAAGTTCCTGTTAACTATTTTGCACACGTTGAACAATCTACCTTTTCGCCAAGCAGCCTGATCAATGGAATCAGTTTTTCTCCGGATAAAATGTTGCAGGGAAGATTATTTTCTTATCCTGATGCGCACCGTTACAGAGTGGGAGTCAATTCGCATCAGCTTGAGGTGAACCGATGTCCTTTTGCCGTCAACAATTACCAGAGGGACGGATATATGGCAGATTCCAGCCAATACCAGGACAAGCCTAATTATTTCCCTAACAGCTTTGATGATATCCAGCCTGATCCATCCTACAAGAGTTATGAATATGAACTGGATAGCGCCCATGTTGCCCATTACAACAGGAATGAAAATGACAGCGATCATTATACTCAGCCTGGTCTCCTTTACTCAAAAGCCATGAATGAAGAAGACAGGGATCATCTTGTCAAAAATATTGTAGGAAGTATGAAAGGAATCACCGGGCCAAAAAAGGATGAGATCATCAACCGCCAGCTATGCCACTTTTTTAGGGCAAATATTGAACTTGGCATGAAAGTGGCTTCTCAACTAAATGTTAATATTGATGCAAATATGATGAATCATTCCAAATAA
- a CDS encoding RNA polymerase sigma factor has product MESKSDSLLISLYQKGREEALSTLIHRHQRELFTFIFYKINDEDLANDIFQDTFMKIIVMLKEGRYNEEGKFILWAKRIAHNLIIDHFRAKSKNIKVSETTFETDEYSIFDLIREPSENIEDQLVSNQIQEDLLKMLQFLPLNQQEVIKLRFFDGLSFKEIADHTDMSINTTLGRVRYALINLRKIMDENNIILTR; this is encoded by the coding sequence ATGGAATCAAAATCGGATAGTTTACTAATTTCGCTTTACCAGAAAGGAAGGGAAGAGGCTTTATCAACCCTTATTCATCGCCATCAGAGAGAATTGTTTACATTCATTTTTTACAAAATTAATGATGAAGATTTAGCCAACGATATTTTTCAGGATACATTCATGAAGATTATTGTAATGCTGAAAGAAGGACGCTATAACGAAGAAGGCAAATTTATTCTGTGGGCTAAGAGAATCGCTCACAATTTAATTATCGACCATTTCAGAGCCAAATCTAAAAATATCAAAGTTTCAGAAACCACTTTTGAAACGGATGAGTATTCTATTTTTGATTTAATCAGGGAGCCTTCTGAAAATATTGAAGACCAGCTTGTGTCTAACCAGATTCAGGAAGACTTATTAAAAATGCTGCAATTCCTTCCATTGAATCAGCAGGAAGTAATCAAATTAAGGTTTTTTGACGGACTGAGTTTTAAAGAAATTGCAGATCATACGGATATGAGTATTAATACAACATTGGGGAGAGTAAGATATGCACTGATAAACCTGAGAAAAATCATGGATGAAAACAATATAATATTAACCAGATAG
- the porY gene encoding sensor histidine kinase, translated as MKVSLKYFTIKYLIMILLLVIAVWAGLFYAYILDEVHDNVDDGLRDRKIQIIKAVYLNPQLLKNNEFGFNEFKINPITAAEYKNRSRLYNKMYYMEYDDKDQPYRVLEADFIDQYKNHQRLVIRTSTVEEDELIYDLTTALIVLYILLVISIVGVNAYLLNKAMRPFYSILEKLKKYQFGIPFSQEKQEYPIKEFEELNIEIDEMIDRNELVFYQQKQFIENASHELQTPLAIVINKIDLLIQNDDLDKKNLNFLIEVKNDLRRMVGLNKSLLMLSKIENSQFNKTSGVDFNALISKLVHNYEDFIDFKKVNVSIIEQGHFEADFNQDLADIMLSNLLKNAIKYNHEEGTLNIIIENNRITFQNSGAETPLDKSKIFNRFYKQGTDHSSTGLGLSIIKTIIRQYPGWDVTYEFEDNMHYFILVKNKV; from the coding sequence ATGAAAGTTTCGTTAAAATATTTTACCATAAAATACCTGATTATGATCCTCCTGCTGGTTATTGCAGTGTGGGCAGGGTTATTTTATGCCTATATCCTGGATGAAGTACATGATAATGTAGACGATGGCTTAAGAGATAGGAAGATACAGATTATCAAAGCGGTTTATTTGAATCCGCAGTTGCTGAAGAATAACGAATTCGGATTTAATGAATTTAAAATTAATCCTATAACGGCAGCAGAATACAAAAACAGAAGCAGGCTCTATAATAAAATGTACTATATGGAGTATGATGATAAGGACCAGCCTTACCGGGTACTTGAAGCTGATTTTATTGACCAGTACAAGAACCATCAGCGACTTGTTATAAGAACTTCTACCGTGGAGGAAGATGAGTTGATATACGATCTGACCACAGCCCTGATTGTACTTTATATTCTTCTTGTCATAAGTATTGTGGGAGTAAATGCTTATTTGCTTAATAAGGCGATGCGCCCGTTCTATTCAATTCTGGAAAAGCTGAAGAAATACCAGTTTGGAATTCCTTTCTCTCAGGAAAAGCAGGAGTATCCCATCAAAGAATTTGAAGAACTGAATATAGAAATTGATGAAATGATCGACCGGAATGAATTGGTTTTTTATCAACAGAAACAGTTTATTGAAAATGCATCCCATGAACTTCAGACTCCATTGGCTATTGTTATCAATAAGATAGACCTCCTTATTCAGAATGATGATCTTGACAAAAAAAATCTCAACTTTCTGATTGAAGTGAAGAACGATCTGAGAAGAATGGTAGGGTTGAATAAATCTTTATTAATGCTTTCTAAAATAGAGAACAGCCAGTTCAATAAAACCTCCGGCGTCGATTTCAATGCCCTTATCAGTAAGCTTGTTCATAATTATGAGGATTTTATAGATTTTAAAAAAGTAAATGTCAGTATTATTGAACAGGGACATTTCGAAGCCGATTTTAATCAGGATCTTGCCGATATTATGCTTTCCAATCTTCTGAAAAATGCCATTAAATATAATCACGAAGAAGGAACTTTAAACATCATTATAGAAAATAACAGAATCACGTTTCAAAACAGTGGAGCTGAAACTCCCCTGGACAAATCCAAAATCTTCAATCGTTTTTACAAGCAGGGAACTGATCATAGTTCCACCGGTCTGGGATTATCTATCATTAAGACGATTATCAGACAATATCCCGGCTGGGATGTTACCTATGAGTTTGAAGATAATATGCACTATTTTATCTTGGTAAAAAATAAAGTCTGA
- a CDS encoding TraR/DksA family transcriptional regulator, whose amino-acid sequence MSDERVRYSDADLQEFKAVIKEKIEKAEKDLQLIRESFINDQNNGTDDTSPTFKAFEEGAETLSKEQNSILAGRQEKFVRDLKNALIRIENKTYGVCRVTGKLIPKERLLAVPHATLSIEAKNMQK is encoded by the coding sequence ATGTCAGACGAAAGAGTTAGATACAGCGATGCTGATTTGCAGGAATTTAAAGCAGTTATTAAAGAAAAAATAGAAAAAGCAGAAAAAGATCTTCAACTGATCAGAGAAAGTTTCATCAATGATCAAAATAATGGTACAGATGATACTTCTCCTACCTTCAAAGCTTTTGAAGAAGGCGCAGAAACCTTGAGTAAGGAGCAGAATTCTATTTTGGCAGGAAGACAGGAAAAATTCGTGCGTGACCTTAAGAATGCTTTAATCAGAATCGAAAATAAAACGTATGGTGTCTGCAGAGTAACAGGAAAACTGATTCCTAAGGAAAGATTATTAGCTGTTCCTCATGCCACGTTGAGCATCGAAGCGAAAAATATGCAGAAATAG